A genomic segment from Bacillus cereus G9842 encodes:
- a CDS encoding GNAT family N-acetyltransferase: MHAQIVQTDEQLRDAFSVRKQVFVNEQRVSAEEEYDEFEETSTHVVIYDNDVPVGAGRFRTLDGIGKVERICVLGSHRKKGIGKIVMDALEAYAKENSLPKLKLHAQTHAEDFYKKLGYVTSSDVFMEANIPHVVMIKEL; the protein is encoded by the coding sequence TTGCACGCACAGATTGTACAAACGGACGAACAACTAAGAGATGCATTCTCTGTACGTAAACAAGTGTTTGTAAATGAACAACGTGTCTCTGCTGAAGAAGAGTACGATGAGTTTGAAGAAACTTCAACACACGTTGTTATATATGACAATGATGTTCCAGTTGGTGCTGGACGTTTTCGCACCCTTGATGGTATAGGAAAAGTGGAACGCATTTGCGTGCTAGGTTCCCATCGAAAAAAAGGCATCGGAAAAATTGTTATGGATGCGCTTGAAGCGTATGCAAAGGAAAATTCGCTACCAAAATTGAAACTTCATGCTCAAACACATGCTGAAGATTTCTATAAAAAACTTGGATATGTAACGAGTTCTGATGTATTTATGGAAGCAAATATCCCGCACGTCGTAATGATAAAAGAATTGTGA
- a CDS encoding YjcG family protein — protein MKLGIVIFPSKMIQDKANGLRKRYDPHYALVPPHITLKTPFETQDEQLESIVNELHTIAGKTNPFTLHVGKVGSFAPVNNVLYFKVEKTPELTFLNEEMHGGLFTQEREYAFVPHLTIGQGLSDAEHADVLGRLRMKDFYYEQPIDRFHLLYQLENGTWTVHETFHLGKGNN, from the coding sequence ATGAAATTAGGCATTGTAATTTTTCCATCTAAAATGATTCAAGATAAAGCGAACGGATTGCGTAAGCGTTATGACCCACACTACGCATTAGTTCCGCCACATATTACATTGAAAACACCCTTTGAGACGCAAGATGAACAATTAGAATCGATTGTAAACGAGCTACATACAATCGCAGGTAAAACGAACCCTTTCACCCTTCATGTTGGGAAAGTCGGTTCATTCGCACCTGTTAATAACGTCCTTTATTTTAAAGTAGAAAAAACACCTGAACTTACTTTCTTAAATGAAGAAATGCATGGCGGGTTATTCACGCAAGAACGCGAATATGCTTTCGTACCTCACTTAACAATCGGACAAGGCTTATCAGATGCAGAGCATGCTGATGTATTGGGGCGATTACGTATGAAAGATTTCTATTATGAACAACCAATTGATCGTTTCCATCTTCTATATCAATTAGAAAATGGAACATGGACTGTACACGAAACATTCCATCTTGGAAAGGGGAACAACTAA
- a CDS encoding alpha/beta hydrolase, with translation MSQTIGRIEEISFYSASLQEDVTLLVYLPVNYTPLHKHTVVIAQDGRDYFQLGKAHRVIERLRETEEIDRTIIVGIPYKNVHDRKEKYFPNEVKNAAYIRFLAHELAPYIDENYPTYQMGKGRVLIGDSLGGTVSFMTALMYPHTFGKVVMQSPFVDETVMNLAKDFKDPQALELYHVIGTEETAVKRTDGQVSDFVEPNRELNTLLTDRNFITHYEEFEGNHTWKYWQTDLPKAFSHILSMK, from the coding sequence ATGAGTCAAACAATAGGGAGAATTGAAGAAATTTCATTTTATAGCGCATCACTTCAAGAAGACGTTACACTTCTCGTTTATTTACCAGTAAATTACACACCACTGCACAAACATACAGTTGTAATTGCACAAGATGGTAGAGATTATTTTCAGCTCGGTAAAGCGCATCGTGTAATTGAGCGCCTTCGTGAAACTGAAGAAATTGACCGTACAATTATTGTCGGTATTCCATATAAAAATGTACATGATCGTAAAGAAAAATATTTCCCAAATGAAGTAAAAAATGCTGCATATATACGTTTCCTTGCTCATGAACTTGCACCATATATTGATGAAAATTATCCAACGTACCAAATGGGAAAAGGTCGTGTTTTAATTGGTGATTCTCTTGGCGGAACAGTTTCCTTTATGACTGCACTTATGTATCCGCATACATTCGGTAAAGTCGTTATGCAATCACCATTTGTGGATGAGACAGTAATGAACTTAGCAAAAGACTTCAAAGATCCACAAGCATTAGAACTGTATCACGTCATCGGCACAGAAGAAACGGCTGTAAAGCGTACTGATGGACAAGTATCTGATTTCGTAGAACCGAACCGTGAGTTAAATACACTTCTTACAGATAGAAATTTCATTACGCATTACGAAGAGTTTGAAGGTAATCATACTTGGAAATATTGGCAAACTGATTTACCAAAAGCCTTCTCTCATATTCTATCAATGAAATAA
- a CDS encoding DMT family transporter — protein MKQEKSIALPLAISIIAISFAAVFVKMSSAPSSILSMYRLWIIVLIMLPIVWKKREDFSKIQIKDWGFLIGSGFFLALHFLLWFESLKHTTVASSTIILALQPIVSLIGGFFLFKERTTYSAIATMGIAILGVMCIGWGDLGLSEQAIYGDILSFLSVIAVVGYLFIGQTTVKKVSHWIYSFTVFAFAGIFMGIYNIVLQVPFTGYTKWDWTVFLLLAVVPTVSHVINNWLLNYVNATTISMSILGEPVGASILAFFLLGERLNAMQIIGSMLVLFGVSVFLLQQQKRTAKNVINEPAYTQEL, from the coding sequence TTGAAACAAGAAAAGTCAATCGCACTACCATTAGCTATTTCTATAATTGCCATTTCTTTTGCAGCAGTTTTTGTAAAGATGTCCTCAGCACCATCTTCTATTTTAAGTATGTACCGCTTATGGATTATCGTACTTATTATGCTGCCTATCGTATGGAAAAAACGGGAAGATTTTAGTAAGATTCAAATAAAAGATTGGGGATTTTTAATTGGATCTGGTTTCTTTTTAGCACTTCATTTTCTATTATGGTTTGAATCTTTAAAGCATACGACAGTTGCGAGTTCGACGATTATTTTAGCGCTTCAACCAATCGTATCTTTAATTGGAGGTTTTTTCTTATTTAAAGAAAGAACAACATACTCAGCTATTGCAACGATGGGAATTGCGATATTAGGCGTAATGTGTATTGGTTGGGGAGATTTAGGGCTAAGTGAACAAGCAATTTATGGAGATATATTATCCTTTTTAAGTGTAATAGCGGTTGTCGGTTATTTATTTATCGGGCAAACGACAGTAAAGAAAGTATCACACTGGATTTACAGCTTTACAGTTTTTGCATTCGCAGGTATTTTTATGGGAATTTATAATATAGTATTGCAAGTGCCTTTTACAGGTTATACGAAGTGGGATTGGACCGTTTTTCTTTTACTTGCGGTTGTCCCGACAGTGTCACACGTCATTAATAATTGGTTATTAAACTACGTAAATGCAACAACAATTTCAATGAGTATTTTAGGAGAACCCGTTGGAGCATCTATACTAGCGTTCTTCTTACTCGGTGAAAGACTAAATGCCATGCAAATTATCGGTAGCATGCTCGTATTGTTTGGTGTATCTGTTTTCTTACTACAGCAACAAAAACGAACAGCAAAAAATGTAATAAACGAGCCGGCGTATACACAGGAATTATAA
- a CDS encoding Ig-like domain-containing protein, whose protein sequence is MLAAFQQQQTRKFSPITNTSASCLNIQPNPPKITIAPSVISVIGVHMEKNKLKVRTGQSTELSASVLPMQATNKELLWTNMNADVITLYPKGDTVTITGKSAGRAVVIVTTAEGKFRDLCIIHVQPYMTNPK, encoded by the coding sequence ATGTTAGCAGCTTTCCAGCAACAACAAACACGAAAATTTTCACCTATCACCAATACTTCTGCGTCTTGTTTGAACATACAACCTAATCCACCTAAAATTACAATTGCTCCTTCTGTTATTTCAGTCATCGGTGTTCATATGGAAAAAAATAAGTTAAAAGTAAGAACTGGCCAAAGCACTGAGTTATCAGCTTCCGTTTTGCCAATGCAGGCAACAAATAAAGAACTTCTTTGGACGAATATGAATGCTGATGTTATCACACTGTATCCAAAGGGGGACACGGTAACGATTACTGGAAAAAGTGCAGGTAGAGCAGTCGTAATTGTCACAACTGCTGAAGGAAAGTTCCGTGACCTATGTATCATTCACGTACAACCTTATATGACAAATCCAAAGTAA
- the putP gene encoding sodium/proline symporter PutP encodes MSTQMLILTSISIYMLGMLIIGYFAYKQTSNLTDYMLGGRTLGPAVTALSAGAADMSGWLLMGLPGAMFSVGLSSSWIAIGLTLGAYANWLYVAPRLRTYSEIANNSITIPEFLEHRFHDKSHMLRLVSGLVIMIFFTFYVASGFVSGAVLFENSFGLNYHVGLLIVGGVVVAYTLFGGFLAVSWTDFVQGIIMVVALILVPVVTIMHVNGLGPAFETIKSIDPALLDIFKGTSVLGIISLFAWGLGYVGQPHIIVRFMAISSVKEIKSARRIGMSWMIFSVAGAMFTGLIGIAYYSKAGLKLSDPETIFVELGTILFHPLITGFLLAAILAAIMSTISSQLLVTSSAVTEDLYRTFFKRDASDKELVFVGRMAVLVIALIGCALALKQNDTILALVGYAWAGFGSSFGPAILLSLYWKRMTKWGALAGMVSGAATVIIWTQFKFLKDFLYEMIPGFAISLLAIVIVSLLTQPSKEVEEQFENFEKQHSHNL; translated from the coding sequence ATGAGTACGCAGATGTTAATTTTAACTTCTATCTCTATTTACATGCTCGGGATGCTAATTATCGGCTATTTCGCTTATAAGCAAACATCCAACTTAACAGATTATATGCTTGGCGGGCGTACACTAGGCCCCGCAGTAACAGCATTAAGTGCTGGAGCAGCTGATATGAGTGGTTGGCTTTTAATGGGCTTACCCGGTGCAATGTTTAGCGTTGGATTAAGTAGTAGCTGGATTGCGATTGGCCTAACATTAGGCGCATATGCAAACTGGCTTTATGTCGCTCCTCGCTTACGTACCTACTCTGAAATTGCAAATAACTCTATTACTATCCCAGAATTTTTGGAACACCGTTTCCACGACAAATCCCATATGCTACGTTTAGTATCTGGACTTGTTATTATGATATTTTTCACGTTTTATGTAGCTTCAGGATTTGTCTCTGGTGCTGTATTATTCGAAAATTCATTTGGACTCAATTACCATGTTGGTCTTCTTATCGTTGGTGGAGTTGTCGTAGCTTACACATTATTTGGTGGATTTTTAGCTGTAAGTTGGACAGACTTCGTGCAAGGAATCATTATGGTAGTCGCTCTTATTCTTGTTCCAGTCGTAACAATTATGCACGTAAATGGACTTGGTCCAGCATTTGAAACAATTAAATCTATCGATCCGGCATTATTAGATATTTTTAAAGGTACTTCTGTATTAGGAATTATTTCATTATTCGCATGGGGCCTTGGTTATGTTGGACAACCACATATTATTGTACGCTTTATGGCGATTTCTTCTGTAAAAGAAATTAAAAGTGCACGACGTATTGGTATGAGCTGGATGATTTTCTCTGTTGCTGGAGCTATGTTTACTGGCCTTATCGGTATTGCATACTATTCAAAAGCAGGTTTAAAACTTTCTGATCCAGAAACGATTTTCGTTGAACTTGGCACTATTTTATTCCATCCACTTATTACTGGATTTTTATTAGCAGCTATTTTAGCAGCTATTATGAGTACAATTTCTTCTCAACTTCTCGTTACTTCGAGTGCAGTAACAGAAGACTTATATAGAACATTCTTTAAGCGTGATGCTTCTGATAAAGAACTTGTATTTGTCGGTCGTATGGCTGTTCTTGTTATTGCTTTAATTGGATGTGCATTAGCACTTAAACAAAATGATACGATTTTAGCTCTTGTTGGATATGCTTGGGCTGGGTTCGGTTCTTCATTCGGACCTGCTATTTTATTAAGCTTATATTGGAAACGTATGACGAAATGGGGCGCGCTTGCTGGTATGGTTTCTGGTGCCGCTACTGTTATTATATGGACTCAATTCAAATTCTTAAAAGATTTCTTATATGAAATGATTCCAGGTTTCGCTATTAGTTTACTAGCTATCGTAATTGTTAGTTTACTAACACAACCTTCAAAAGAAGTTGAAGAGCAATTTGAGAATTTCGAAAAACAACATAGTCATAATCTATAA
- the trpE gene encoding anthranilate synthase component I, with amino-acid sequence MMTKEEFIKQKRERKTFLVITEEEGDSITPISLYRRMKGKKKFLLESSQLHQDKGRYSYLGCNPYGEVTSVGTEVERMIYGQTEKLKGNVLQVLEEVIASSQVDSPFPFCGGAVGYIGYDVIRQYENIGADLHDPLNIPEVHLLLYREFIVYDHLRQKLSFVYVCREDDSADYEEVYERLRVYKEEVLQGEEAEVNAIQSTLSFTSSITEKEFCEMVEMAKEHIRAGDIFQVVLSQRLQSECIGDPFALYRKLRIANPSPYMFYIDFQDYVVLGSSPESLLSVRENKVMTNPIAGTRPRGKTKREDEEIEKELLEDEKERAEHMMLVDLGRNDIGRVSEIGSVTIDKYMKVEKYSHVMHIVSEVYGTLRKQTSGFDALAYCLPAGTVSGAPKIRAMEIINELENEKRNVYAGAVGYVSFSGNLDMALAIRTMVVKDEKAYVQAGAGVVYDSDPVAEYEETLNKARALLEVMK; translated from the coding sequence ATGATGACGAAAGAAGAATTTATAAAACAAAAAAGAGAGAGAAAGACATTTTTAGTAATCACTGAAGAAGAAGGAGATAGCATTACGCCAATTTCTTTATATAGACGTATGAAAGGGAAGAAGAAATTTTTATTAGAAAGTTCACAGCTTCATCAAGATAAAGGGCGTTATTCTTACTTAGGATGTAATCCTTATGGAGAGGTGACAAGCGTTGGTACGGAAGTAGAAAGAATGATATATGGGCAAACAGAAAAGTTAAAAGGTAACGTACTACAAGTGTTAGAAGAAGTAATCGCATCATCACAAGTAGATAGCCCATTTCCATTTTGCGGAGGAGCAGTTGGTTATATTGGATATGATGTCATTCGGCAGTATGAAAACATTGGAGCGGATTTACACGACCCATTAAATATTCCGGAAGTACACCTTTTACTATATCGTGAGTTTATCGTTTACGATCATTTACGCCAAAAGTTGTCGTTTGTATATGTATGCAGGGAAGATGATTCAGCAGATTATGAGGAAGTATACGAAAGGCTACGAGTATACAAAGAGGAAGTGCTACAAGGAGAAGAAGCTGAAGTAAATGCAATACAATCCACATTATCATTCACTTCTTCTATAACGGAAAAAGAGTTTTGTGAGATGGTAGAAATGGCGAAAGAACATATAAGAGCTGGGGACATATTCCAAGTCGTACTGTCACAGCGTTTGCAAAGTGAATGTATTGGTGATCCATTCGCGTTATACCGAAAACTTCGAATTGCAAATCCATCACCATATATGTTCTATATCGATTTTCAAGATTATGTTGTACTCGGTTCTTCACCGGAAAGTTTGCTATCAGTAAGGGAGAATAAAGTGATGACGAATCCAATTGCTGGTACGAGGCCGAGGGGGAAAACGAAGAGGGAAGATGAGGAAATCGAAAAAGAACTGTTGGAAGATGAGAAAGAACGAGCGGAGCATATGATGCTTGTAGATCTTGGGCGAAATGATATTGGCAGAGTGAGTGAAATTGGATCCGTGACGATAGATAAATATATGAAAGTAGAAAAATATTCTCACGTTATGCACATTGTATCTGAAGTTTACGGAACATTGCGAAAACAAACGAGCGGATTTGATGCGTTAGCGTATTGCTTACCAGCAGGGACAGTTTCTGGAGCTCCGAAAATTAGAGCGATGGAAATTATAAATGAGCTAGAGAATGAAAAAAGAAACGTATACGCCGGAGCAGTTGGATACGTTAGTTTTTCAGGGAATCTTGATATGGCACTTGCCATTCGAACGATGGTCGTAAAGGATGAAAAAGCATACGTTCAGGCCGGAGCAGGAGTCGTTTACGATTCAGATCCAGTAGCTGAATATGAAGAAACATTAAATAAAGCGAGAGCGCTATTGGAGGTAATGAAATGA
- a CDS encoding aminodeoxychorismate/anthranilate synthase component II: MIVLIDNYDSFTYNLYQLLGEYEEDIVVVRNDQITIEQLEEMNPTGIVLSPGPGKPEDAGICIEVIRHFYKNVPILGICLGHQAIIAAFGGDIVRAERIKHGKTSRVKHNGTSIFSYVTQPLTAMRYHSLVAEQTSLPDCFDILATAMDDGEIMAVRHNYYPLFGLQFHPESIATEEGGKLIRAFLTEVKEEERV; this comes from the coding sequence ATGATTGTACTAATTGATAATTATGATTCATTTACTTATAACTTGTATCAACTGTTAGGTGAATACGAAGAAGATATTGTAGTCGTAAGAAATGATCAAATAACGATAGAACAGCTAGAAGAGATGAATCCAACAGGAATTGTGCTTTCACCAGGACCAGGAAAACCAGAGGATGCTGGTATTTGTATCGAAGTGATTCGTCATTTTTATAAGAACGTTCCCATATTAGGGATTTGTCTTGGCCACCAAGCGATCATAGCCGCATTTGGAGGAGACATTGTTAGAGCAGAACGTATTAAACACGGAAAAACATCGCGTGTGAAACATAACGGAACGTCAATCTTTTCATACGTTACACAGCCGCTGACGGCGATGCGCTATCATTCCCTTGTTGCAGAGCAAACGAGCTTGCCAGATTGTTTTGACATATTAGCGACAGCGATGGACGACGGAGAAATAATGGCAGTCCGTCACAATTATTATCCGCTCTTCGGATTACAGTTTCATCCGGAATCAATCGCAACAGAAGAAGGCGGAAAGTTAATACGTGCCTTTTTAACAGAAGTAAAAGAGGAGGAAAGAGTATGA
- the trpD gene encoding anthranilate phosphoribosyltransferase, with amino-acid sequence MNNYLRKLVEGQHLTEEEMYKAGLLLLSENILESEIAAFLVLLKAKGETAEEIYGLVRALREKALPFSNHIQGAMDNCGTGGDGAQTFNISTTSAFVLAGAGVKVAKHGNRAVSSKTGSADLLEELGVNISSTPNEIDYLLEHVGIAFLFAPAMHPALRRIMKIRKELNVPTIFNLIGPLTNPVNLETQFVGIYKRDMLLPVAQVLQKLGRKQALVVNGSGFLDEASLQGENQVVLLKDNEIVEMNIDPENYGFSRVKNEEIRGGNSQENAKITVGVLSGEKSVYRDTVLLNAGLALFANGKTETIEEGIKLATHSIDSGKALTKLNLLIAASNEKLERVN; translated from the coding sequence ATGAATAACTATCTTCGTAAATTAGTGGAGGGTCAACATTTAACAGAAGAGGAAATGTATAAAGCAGGACTACTTTTATTAAGTGAAAACATATTAGAAAGTGAAATTGCAGCTTTCTTAGTCTTACTGAAAGCGAAAGGTGAAACTGCAGAAGAAATATACGGTCTCGTTCGAGCTCTTCGCGAAAAGGCATTGCCGTTTTCGAACCATATACAAGGAGCAATGGACAATTGCGGGACGGGTGGTGACGGTGCTCAAACGTTTAATATTAGCACAACATCAGCATTCGTACTGGCAGGAGCAGGTGTAAAGGTTGCAAAACATGGTAATCGTGCCGTTTCTAGTAAAACAGGAAGTGCAGACTTATTAGAAGAACTAGGTGTAAATATTAGTAGTACGCCAAACGAGATTGATTATTTACTAGAGCATGTGGGCATTGCCTTCTTATTTGCACCAGCAATGCATCCAGCACTAAGGCGCATTATGAAAATAAGAAAAGAGTTAAACGTGCCGACAATCTTTAATTTAATTGGTCCTTTAACAAATCCAGTGAATTTAGAAACACAATTTGTCGGTATTTATAAACGAGATATGTTATTACCAGTTGCACAAGTATTACAAAAGTTAGGCCGGAAACAAGCGCTTGTCGTAAATGGAAGTGGTTTTTTAGATGAAGCGTCATTACAAGGGGAAAATCAAGTAGTCCTTTTAAAAGATAATGAAATAGTAGAAATGAATATTGATCCAGAAAATTATGGTTTTTCAAGAGTGAAAAATGAAGAAATTAGAGGGGGGAATTCACAAGAAAATGCAAAGATTACAGTCGGCGTATTGAGTGGAGAAAAGAGTGTTTACCGCGATACAGTGTTATTAAATGCAGGTCTAGCCCTTTTTGCAAATGGAAAAACAGAAACGATTGAAGAAGGAATTAAACTAGCAACACATAGCATTGACTCTGGAAAAGCATTAACCAAATTAAACTTATTAATTGCAGCAAGCAACGAAAAATTAGAAAGGGTGAACTAA
- the trpC gene encoding indole-3-glycerol phosphate synthase TrpC encodes MGTILDKIVEQKKKEVAELYETYTPVKTKRKTHSLVEALQQFTVIAEVKRASPSKGDINLHVDVRKQVGTYEDCGAGAVSVLTDGQFFKGSFHDLQTAREESNIPLLCKDFIIDKIQIDRAYETGADIILLIVAALTKEKLKELYSYVLEKGLEAIVEVHDEQELETAIQLNPHVIGINNRNLKTFEVDLSQTEKLGKRLNEEKLLWISESGIHSKEDITRVKRAGAKGVLVGEALMTSSSISSFFEDCKVNI; translated from the coding sequence GTGGGGACGATTTTAGATAAAATTGTAGAACAGAAGAAAAAGGAAGTTGCGGAGTTATATGAAACGTATACACCAGTCAAAACAAAAAGAAAGACACATTCACTTGTAGAAGCGTTACAGCAGTTTACTGTCATTGCAGAAGTAAAGCGAGCATCACCATCAAAAGGAGATATCAATTTACACGTTGACGTACGAAAACAAGTGGGAACATATGAAGACTGCGGGGCAGGAGCAGTATCTGTTTTAACAGATGGTCAATTTTTTAAAGGATCGTTTCACGATTTACAAACAGCAAGAGAAGAAAGTAACATTCCGCTTTTATGTAAAGATTTCATAATCGATAAGATTCAAATCGATAGAGCGTATGAAACGGGAGCAGATATTATTTTACTAATCGTAGCAGCGTTAACGAAAGAAAAGTTAAAAGAGTTGTATAGCTACGTGTTAGAAAAAGGATTGGAAGCGATTGTTGAAGTTCATGATGAACAGGAATTAGAAACTGCGATCCAACTAAATCCACATGTTATTGGCATTAATAATCGTAATTTAAAAACGTTCGAAGTAGATTTAAGCCAAACTGAAAAGTTAGGAAAACGATTGAATGAGGAGAAATTACTTTGGATTAGTGAAAGTGGCATTCATTCAAAAGAAGATATTACCCGCGTTAAAAGAGCTGGAGCAAAAGGTGTATTAGTTGGAGAGGCACTTATGACATCATCTTCTATTAGTAGCTTTTTTGAAGATTGTAAGGTGAATATATGA
- a CDS encoding phosphoribosylanthranilate isomerase codes for MKVKICGITDVETAKCACEYGADAIGFVFAESKRKITLGLAKEIIGKLPAHVLKIGVFVNESVEVIQKIADECGLTHVQLHGDEENHQIRRLNIPSIKSLGVTSESDMKSAQAYETDYILFDSPKEKFHGGNGKTFSWELLEHMPKELRKKTILAGGLNILNIEEAIRTVRPYMVDVSSGVETEGKKDLKKIKQFIIKSKECSK; via the coding sequence ATGAAAGTGAAAATTTGTGGTATTACTGATGTTGAAACAGCAAAATGTGCTTGCGAATACGGAGCAGATGCAATCGGATTTGTTTTTGCAGAAAGTAAGCGGAAAATTACTCTGGGGCTAGCGAAAGAAATTATTGGGAAGCTTCCAGCACACGTATTAAAAATCGGGGTTTTCGTAAATGAATCAGTTGAAGTGATTCAGAAGATTGCAGATGAGTGCGGGTTAACGCATGTGCAACTACATGGGGATGAAGAGAATCATCAAATTAGAAGATTGAATATTCCGTCTATAAAATCGCTAGGAGTAACTTCAGAGAGTGATATGAAAAGCGCTCAAGCATATGAAACGGATTATATATTGTTTGATAGCCCGAAAGAAAAGTTTCATGGAGGAAATGGAAAGACATTTTCATGGGAATTACTTGAGCATATGCCAAAAGAGTTGCGAAAGAAAACGATATTAGCTGGTGGATTAAACATCCTTAACATAGAAGAAGCAATTCGAACTGTTCGGCCATATATGGTCGATGTAAGTAGCGGAGTAGAGACAGAAGGAAAGAAAGATCTAAAGAAAATAAAACAATTTATTATAAAATCGAAGGAGTGTTCCAAATGA
- the trpB gene encoding tryptophan synthase subunit beta, protein MNYAYPDEKGHYGIYGGRYVPETLMQSVLELEEAYKEAMQDEAFQKELNHYLKTYVGRETPLYFAENMTKYCGGAKIYLKREDLNHTGAHKINNTIGQALLAVRMGKKKVVAETGAGQHGVATATVCALLGLECVIFMGEEDVRRQKLNVFRMELLGAKVESVAAGSGTLKDAVNEALRYWVSHVHDTHYIMGSVLGPHPFPQIVRDFQSVIGNETKKQYEALEGKLPEAVVACIGGGSNAMGMFYPFVHDEEVALYGVEAAGKGVHTEKHAATLTKGSVGVLHGSMMYLLQNEEGQIQEAHSISAGLDYPGVGPEHSLLKDIGRVSYHSITDDEALEAFQLLTKKEGIIPALESSHAVAYALKLAPKMKKDEGLVICLSGRGDKDVESIKRYMEEV, encoded by the coding sequence ATGAACTACGCATATCCAGATGAAAAAGGTCACTACGGTATATACGGAGGACGATACGTTCCAGAAACGTTAATGCAATCTGTATTAGAACTAGAAGAAGCATATAAAGAAGCGATGCAAGATGAAGCGTTTCAAAAGGAATTAAATCATTATTTAAAAACGTACGTTGGAAGGGAAACACCGCTTTATTTCGCTGAAAATATGACGAAGTATTGCGGTGGTGCAAAGATTTATTTAAAACGTGAAGATTTGAACCATACAGGAGCTCATAAAATTAACAATACAATCGGTCAGGCACTACTTGCAGTACGAATGGGCAAGAAAAAAGTTGTCGCTGAAACAGGAGCAGGACAACACGGAGTGGCAACTGCTACTGTATGTGCCCTACTCGGATTAGAATGCGTCATCTTTATGGGAGAGGAAGATGTGAGACGTCAAAAATTAAATGTGTTCCGAATGGAATTACTCGGAGCGAAAGTAGAAAGTGTAGCGGCAGGTAGCGGCACATTAAAAGATGCAGTGAACGAGGCGCTTCGCTACTGGGTTTCACACGTGCACGATACACACTACATTATGGGATCCGTTCTCGGGCCACATCCATTCCCGCAAATTGTCCGTGATTTCCAAAGTGTAATTGGAAATGAAACGAAAAAACAATATGAGGCGTTAGAAGGAAAGTTACCAGAAGCAGTCGTTGCTTGTATTGGCGGTGGTAGTAATGCGATGGGCATGTTTTATCCGTTCGTACACGATGAAGAGGTCGCTCTTTACGGCGTAGAAGCAGCAGGGAAAGGCGTTCATACAGAAAAGCATGCAGCAACTTTAACGAAAGGAAGCGTCGGTGTTTTACACGGATCAATGATGTATCTTCTGCAAAACGAAGAAGGGCAAATTCAAGAAGCGCACTCTATTTCAGCAGGACTCGATTATCCAGGTGTTGGTCCAGAACATAGCTTGCTAAAAGATATTGGCCGCGTTTCTTATCATTCAATTACTGATGATGAAGCGTTAGAAGCATTTCAATTATTAACGAAAAAAGAAGGAATTATTCCGGCTTTAGAAAGCTCACATGCTGTCGCATATGCATTAAAATTAGCGCCGAAAATGAAGAAAGACGAAGGACTTGTCATTTGCTTATCAGGCCGCGGTGATAAAGATGTAGAGAGTATAAAACGTTATATGGAAGAGGTGTGA